In Thalassospira sp. ER-Se-21-Dark, one genomic interval encodes:
- the acnA gene encoding aconitate hydratase AcnA, which produces MSICGKDNLKTRRTLKVGDKSVDYYSLKVASEKFGDVSKLPFTLKVVLENLLRYEDDFTVKTDDVKAVVDWLKERKSSHEINYRPARVLMQDFTGVPAVVDLAAMRDAVVKMGGDAQKVNPLSPVDLVIDHSVMIDFFGTDDALDKNMEVEFERNGERYEFLRWGQNAFNNFRIVPPGAGICHQVNVEHLAKVVWTGKDEDGKTVAYPDTLVGTDSHTTMVNGLAVLGWGVGGLEAEAAMLGQPISMLIPEVVGFKLTGSMKEGITATDLVLRVVQMLREKGVVGKFVEFYGDALDHMSLPDRATIGNMAPEYGATCGFFPIDDETLNYMRSTGRDEDQIALVEAYAKEQGMWRDPAHEAEYTATLELDISTVEPALSGPKRPQDRVLLKDAVSSFTKTFADMAPGVDADRSVPVSNENFEMKDGNVVIAAITSCTNTSNPSVLIAAGLLAKKAVELGLQSKPWVKTSLAPGSLVVADYLEKAGLQDYLDQLGFNVAGFGCTTCIGNSGPLAAPIIDAIDGNDMLVTAVLSGNRNFEGRISPQVKANYLASPPLVVAYALAGNLKIDLNKDPLGKDKNGKDVFMKDIWPTNKEIADTIASSISASMYKDRYDNIFAGPKPWQEIEVTEGETFAWDGKSTYVQNPPYFVDMAKEPGDFSEVHGARPLLILGDSVTTDHISPAGSIKEESPAGEYLKAHGVAVRDFNSYGARRGNHEVMMRGTFANIRIRNEMAPGTEGGVSVHYPSGEQGWVYDVAMRYQAEGTPLVVIAGKEYGTGSSRDWAAKGTNLLGVKAVIAESFERIHRTNLVCMGVLPLQFKNGEGRATYKLDGSETFDVLGIGDGINPLQDVTVRITRKDGSTEEIVVTCRIDTENEVLYYQNGGILQFVLRNMMKAA; this is translated from the coding sequence ATGTCCATTTGTGGCAAAGACAACCTGAAAACGCGCCGCACGCTGAAAGTCGGGGACAAGTCCGTCGACTATTACAGCCTCAAAGTTGCTTCCGAGAAATTCGGCGACGTTTCAAAACTTCCCTTCACGCTGAAAGTCGTTCTTGAGAACCTTCTGCGTTACGAAGACGATTTCACCGTTAAAACCGACGATGTCAAAGCTGTTGTTGACTGGCTCAAAGAGCGCAAGAGCAGCCACGAAATCAACTATCGTCCGGCCCGCGTTCTGATGCAGGACTTCACCGGCGTTCCTGCCGTTGTTGACCTTGCCGCGATGCGCGATGCTGTTGTGAAGATGGGCGGCGACGCCCAGAAGGTGAACCCGCTTTCACCGGTTGACCTCGTCATTGACCACTCGGTCATGATCGACTTCTTCGGCACCGACGACGCACTCGACAAGAACATGGAAGTCGAGTTCGAACGTAACGGCGAACGTTACGAGTTCCTGCGTTGGGGCCAGAACGCCTTCAACAACTTCCGCATTGTTCCGCCGGGGGCTGGTATCTGCCACCAGGTCAACGTCGAACATCTTGCAAAGGTCGTCTGGACCGGCAAGGACGAAGACGGCAAAACCGTTGCCTATCCGGATACGCTGGTTGGTACCGACTCTCACACCACCATGGTGAACGGCCTTGCTGTTCTCGGTTGGGGTGTTGGCGGTCTGGAAGCCGAAGCAGCAATGCTTGGTCAGCCGATCTCGATGCTGATCCCGGAAGTTGTCGGCTTCAAGCTGACCGGTTCCATGAAAGAAGGCATCACCGCAACTGACCTTGTTCTGCGCGTCGTTCAGATGCTGCGTGAAAAAGGCGTTGTTGGCAAATTCGTCGAATTCTATGGCGATGCGCTTGACCACATGAGCCTTCCGGATCGTGCGACCATTGGTAACATGGCACCGGAATATGGTGCGACCTGTGGCTTCTTCCCGATCGATGACGAAACGCTCAACTACATGCGTTCGACTGGCCGTGACGAAGACCAGATTGCACTGGTCGAAGCATATGCCAAAGAACAGGGCATGTGGCGTGATCCGGCACACGAAGCCGAATACACCGCAACGCTTGAACTTGACATCTCGACCGTCGAGCCGGCCCTTTCGGGTCCGAAGCGTCCGCAGGACCGTGTTCTGCTGAAAGATGCCGTTTCGAGCTTCACCAAGACCTTTGCCGACATGGCACCGGGTGTTGATGCGGATCGTTCTGTTCCGGTTTCGAATGAAAACTTCGAAATGAAAGACGGTAACGTCGTCATCGCCGCGATCACCTCTTGCACCAACACCTCGAACCCGAGCGTTTTGATCGCAGCAGGTCTTCTGGCGAAAAAAGCTGTCGAACTCGGCCTTCAGAGCAAGCCGTGGGTGAAAACCTCGCTCGCACCGGGTTCGCTGGTTGTTGCCGACTATCTCGAAAAAGCAGGCCTTCAGGATTACCTGGATCAGCTTGGCTTTAACGTGGCCGGTTTCGGTTGCACCACGTGTATCGGCAACTCCGGTCCGCTGGCAGCACCGATCATCGACGCGATCGACGGTAACGACATGCTCGTCACCGCCGTTCTTTCGGGTAACCGTAACTTCGAAGGCCGTATCAGCCCGCAGGTCAAGGCAAACTACCTTGCCTCCCCGCCGCTGGTTGTTGCCTATGCGCTTGCCGGTAACCTGAAGATCGATCTGAACAAAGATCCGCTCGGTAAGGACAAGAACGGTAAAGACGTCTTCATGAAAGACATCTGGCCGACCAACAAAGAGATCGCTGACACCATCGCGTCCTCGATCTCGGCGTCCATGTACAAAGATCGTTACGACAACATCTTTGCCGGTCCGAAACCGTGGCAGGAGATCGAAGTCACCGAAGGCGAGACCTTCGCGTGGGATGGCAAATCCACCTACGTTCAGAACCCGCCTTACTTCGTCGACATGGCGAAAGAGCCGGGTGACTTCTCTGAAGTTCATGGCGCACGTCCGCTCCTGATCCTGGGTGACTCTGTCACCACCGACCACATTTCCCCGGCCGGTTCGATCAAGGAAGAAAGCCCGGCAGGTGAATACCTCAAGGCGCACGGCGTTGCTGTTCGTGACTTCAACTCCTATGGCGCACGTCGTGGTAACCACGAAGTCATGATGCGCGGTACCTTTGCCAACATTCGTATCCGTAACGAAATGGCACCGGGCACCGAAGGTGGTGTTTCGGTTCATTATCCGTCGGGCGAACAGGGCTGGGTCTATGACGTCGCAATGCGTTATCAGGCCGAAGGCACCCCGCTTGTTGTCATCGCTGGTAAGGAATACGGCACCGGTTCTTCGCGTGACTGGGCAGCAAAAGGCACCAACCTGCTTGGTGTCAAAGCTGTGATCGCGGAAAGCTTCGAGCGTATCCACCGTACCAACCTGGTCTGCATGGGCGTTCTGCCGTTGCAGTTCAAGAACGGCGAAGGTCGTGCGACCTACAAGCTGGACGGTTCGGAAACCTTTGACGTGCTGGGCATCGGTGATGGCATCAACCCGCTTCAGGACGTCACGGTTCGCATCACGCGCAAAGATGGCAGCACCGAGGAAATCGTTGTTACCTGCCGTATCGATACAGAGAACGAAGTTCTCTACTACCAGAACGGCGGCATCCTGCAGTTCGTTCTGCGTAACATGATGAAAGCTGCCTGA
- a CDS encoding EAL domain-containing protein, with product MIRPTSSDGRPFGLTVGTLSPGTVLSCTPQTSLGDATAKMRKANSSSVIIVVDNKPVGILTEHDLLSLPPSTMAALSEPVSTRMSQPVHTISVHATPQSAIVRMRDRGVRHLVTIDADGCLVGIISQTDLIRHVGDRKPFIANDVADAVRQSTVFAHKDVCVWELRQRMHSEKCDSAIISGFPDDQPTELQTGIITERDILRHLADENENLTAGDIATRPVTFIRQDMNLDDARTMMMRDNFRHLVVHNHHGETIGVLSFADLLEFIEQDYLIHLSNLAEDGGSEITKARQSLALANKLIENSPDCVMICNAQSEIEAVNPAFTRVTGYQAEEVIGKTPAILKSGRQNKAFYAKLWSDLARTGKWEGEIWNRRKSGEIYAEWLSIMAVRDGEGTITHYASIFTDISGREKNREDILRIAFTDELTGMPNRRRFSELLSLHIGRARRVGRPLTVAMLDIDNFQRVNNALGHNIGDDVLVEVSRRISRELGQDAVIARIGADEFAAILPNVNTEQEAVGIAESLLMRLGEAHLTRKGEDVYLSASIGIASFPEDANDTSNIIRCAELAMVQAKEQGRNRVGLYSVNLHSQKGADLALETALRRAIDNEELHLVYQPQFDAKTGEIAGVEALLRWTTADGKTIPPSTFIPIAEEMGVIGELGRWVIRTACKQLVAWRQEGLHNLRLAVNVSVQQFYGSMDFAEQLRAIIVDKGVAADRLEIEVTESLFMRNIDDMRTKLQRLRDLGVRIALDDFGTGFSSLSYLRTLPFDVIKLDRSFVWDIEDGPDGETLPITIINMARNLGKTCVAEGVENQHQLDVLRKAGCDLIQGYLLGQPMSAESVSKLAKETTL from the coding sequence ATGATACGCCCCACATCCTCCGATGGACGCCCGTTTGGTCTGACGGTCGGCACACTTTCCCCCGGAACAGTTTTAAGCTGTACACCGCAAACGTCCCTCGGCGACGCCACGGCCAAAATGCGCAAGGCCAACAGCAGCTCCGTCATTATTGTGGTGGACAACAAGCCTGTGGGAATTCTGACCGAGCACGATTTGCTATCGTTGCCACCGTCAACCATGGCCGCCCTTTCTGAACCGGTTTCAACGCGTATGTCCCAACCGGTGCATACCATTTCGGTCCATGCCACGCCGCAATCGGCAATCGTGCGCATGCGCGATCGTGGCGTGCGCCATCTTGTCACCATTGATGCGGATGGCTGCCTTGTCGGGATCATCAGCCAGACCGATCTGATCCGTCACGTCGGCGACAGAAAGCCTTTCATCGCCAACGATGTTGCCGATGCTGTCCGCCAATCCACCGTATTTGCGCACAAGGACGTCTGCGTCTGGGAATTGCGTCAACGCATGCATTCCGAAAAATGTGACAGCGCGATCATTTCCGGCTTTCCCGATGATCAACCCACAGAACTGCAAACCGGCATCATTACCGAACGCGACATTTTGCGCCATCTTGCCGACGAAAATGAAAACCTGACCGCAGGCGACATTGCCACCCGCCCGGTAACGTTCATACGTCAGGATATGAACCTTGATGACGCGCGCACCATGATGATGCGCGACAATTTCCGTCATCTTGTCGTTCACAACCACCATGGCGAAACCATCGGGGTTTTGTCTTTTGCCGACCTGCTGGAGTTTATCGAGCAGGATTATCTGATCCATCTCAGCAATCTGGCGGAAGATGGTGGCAGCGAAATTACCAAGGCGCGCCAGTCCCTAGCCCTTGCCAACAAGCTGATCGAAAATTCCCCGGACTGTGTGATGATCTGCAATGCGCAGTCCGAGATCGAGGCCGTCAATCCGGCCTTCACGCGCGTCACCGGTTATCAGGCCGAAGAAGTAATCGGCAAGACACCGGCGATTTTGAAGTCCGGACGCCAGAACAAGGCTTTCTATGCCAAGCTCTGGTCGGATTTGGCGCGCACCGGGAAATGGGAAGGCGAAATCTGGAACCGGCGCAAGTCTGGCGAGATTTACGCCGAATGGCTTTCGATCATGGCGGTTCGGGATGGTGAAGGCACAATCACACACTACGCTTCGATCTTCACCGACATCAGTGGACGTGAAAAAAACCGCGAAGATATCCTGCGGATTGCCTTTACCGATGAACTGACCGGCATGCCAAACCGCCGCCGGTTTTCGGAACTTTTGTCGCTCCATATCGGACGCGCCCGCCGGGTCGGACGCCCGCTGACGGTTGCGATGCTCGATATCGACAACTTCCAGCGCGTCAACAATGCCCTTGGCCATAACATCGGGGACGATGTGCTGGTCGAAGTATCACGCCGCATCAGCCGTGAACTTGGTCAGGATGCTGTTATCGCCCGCATCGGTGCCGACGAATTCGCCGCGATCCTTCCAAATGTGAACACCGAACAGGAAGCCGTCGGGATCGCAGAAAGTCTTCTGATGCGTCTTGGGGAAGCCCATCTGACCCGCAAGGGCGAAGACGTCTATCTTTCGGCAAGTATTGGCATTGCGTCCTTCCCCGAAGATGCCAATGACACCAGCAACATCATTCGTTGTGCCGAACTGGCAATGGTTCAGGCCAAGGAACAGGGACGTAACCGGGTCGGACTTTACAGCGTCAATCTGCACAGTCAAAAGGGCGCGGACCTTGCCCTTGAAACTGCCTTGCGCCGCGCGATCGACAACGAGGAACTCCATCTTGTCTATCAGCCGCAATTTGATGCAAAAACCGGCGAAATCGCTGGTGTCGAAGCCTTGCTGCGCTGGACAACGGCCGATGGCAAAACCATTCCGCCCTCGACCTTCATCCCGATTGCCGAGGAAATGGGTGTAATCGGCGAGTTGGGCCGCTGGGTTATTCGCACCGCCTGCAAGCAATTGGTCGCCTGGCGTCAGGAAGGCTTACATAACCTGCGCCTTGCGGTGAATGTCTCGGTTCAGCAGTTCTATGGATCGATGGATTTTGCCGAACAGCTTCGGGCCATCATCGTTGACAAGGGCGTCGCCGCCGACCGGTTGGAAATCGAAGTCACCGAAAGCCTGTTCATGCGCAATATCGACGATATGCGGACCAAATTACAGCGCCTGCGTGATCTTGGCGTGCGCATCGCACTTGATGATTTCGGGACCGGCTTTTCAAGCCTGAGTTATCTGCGCACATTGCCCTTTGATGTGATCAAGCTTGATCGCAGTTTTGTCTGGGACATCGAAGACGGCCCGGATGGTGAAACCTTGCCAATTACGATCATCAACATGGCGCGCAACCTTGGCAAAACCTGCGTTGCCGAAGGCGTCGAAAACCAGCATCAGCTTGACGTCCTGCGCAAGGCCGGATGTGACTTGATCCAGGGATATCTGCTGGGTCAACCGATGAGCGCAGAATCTGTTTCCAAGCTTGCCAAGGAAACCACCTTGTAG
- a CDS encoding sodium-dependent transporter, whose product MMKREHWGSRLGFILAAAGSAVGLGNIWKFPYMAGENGGGAFLVIYLALVFTIGISVMLAEFVIGRMSEKNAIGAFAKLKGGLWPIVGLFGVAAAFMILSFYSVVAGWTLSYMIKAVTGALSIEDPAALGDIFGSFISDTTSPLIFHAIFMALTIFVVLSGVGAGIERASKILMPALFALLIVLIVRSVTLPGGMEGVAFLLSPDFSKVTWATVSDALSQAFFSLSLGMGAMITYGSYLAKKENLPGSAGWVTLLDSAVAVLAGLLVLPAVFAFGFDPSAGPGLTFITLPAVFAQMPFGSFFAFLFFLLLAIAALTSAVSILEVVVAYFVDDRGINRKTAAVVLGFVIFLLGIPSSLSMGVMADVEILWGKNFFDLMDFVSSSLLLPIGGLLISLFVGWIVWGKAQEEISAHNGIVPVWIGAWGLIVKFVAPLAIAFILLKGLGVF is encoded by the coding sequence ATGATGAAACGCGAACACTGGGGCTCACGCCTTGGATTTATTCTGGCGGCCGCCGGGTCGGCTGTCGGACTGGGGAACATCTGGAAGTTCCCGTATATGGCTGGTGAGAATGGCGGTGGCGCATTCTTGGTGATCTATCTTGCGCTGGTCTTTACCATCGGTATTTCGGTCATGCTGGCCGAATTCGTGATCGGTCGCATGTCGGAAAAGAACGCGATTGGCGCGTTTGCCAAACTCAAGGGTGGGCTTTGGCCGATCGTTGGTTTGTTTGGTGTTGCTGCCGCCTTCATGATTTTGTCGTTTTATTCGGTGGTTGCCGGCTGGACGCTGTCCTACATGATCAAGGCCGTCACCGGGGCGCTTTCGATCGAAGATCCGGCAGCCCTTGGCGATATCTTTGGCAGCTTCATCAGTGATACGACCTCGCCGTTGATTTTCCATGCGATCTTCATGGCGCTGACCATTTTCGTTGTGCTTTCCGGTGTTGGTGCCGGTATCGAGCGCGCGTCGAAAATCCTGATGCCAGCACTGTTTGCGCTTTTGATCGTTCTGATCGTACGGTCGGTTACGCTTCCGGGCGGCATGGAAGGTGTGGCCTTCCTGCTGTCGCCGGACTTTTCGAAAGTGACCTGGGCAACGGTTTCGGATGCACTATCGCAGGCCTTCTTCTCGTTGTCGCTGGGGATGGGGGCAATGATCACTTATGGCTCCTACCTTGCGAAGAAAGAAAACCTTCCGGGTTCTGCCGGTTGGGTCACCCTGCTGGACTCGGCTGTTGCTGTTCTGGCCGGTCTTCTGGTTCTTCCGGCGGTGTTTGCCTTCGGCTTTGATCCGAGTGCCGGTCCGGGCCTGACCTTTATCACGCTGCCAGCTGTGTTCGCACAGATGCCGTTTGGTTCGTTCTTTGCCTTCCTGTTCTTCCTGCTGTTGGCGATTGCGGCTTTGACCTCTGCGGTTTCGATTCTTGAAGTGGTTGTTGCCTATTTCGTCGATGATCGTGGGATCAATCGCAAAACCGCGGCTGTGGTTCTTGGTTTCGTGATCTTTCTGCTTGGTATTCCGTCGTCGCTTTCGATGGGGGTCATGGCGGATGTCGAAATCCTGTGGGGCAAGAACTTCTTTGACCTGATGGACTTTGTCAGCTCAAGCCTGCTGTTGCCGATTGGCGGTTTGTTGATCTCGTTGTTTGTGGGCTGGATCGTTTGGGGCAAGGCCCAGGAAGAAATCTCAGCACATAACGGAATTGTGCCGGTATGGATCGGTGCGTGGGGCTTGATCGTCAAGTTCGTCGCACCGCTGGCGATTGCCTTTATCCTGCTGAAGGGGCTTGGCGTTTTCTAA
- a CDS encoding DUF1223 domain-containing protein — protein MKNPRPLLSALALLLMTVSSPARAAESVLPRAVVELYTSQGCNSCPPADQVLHDMADQHDDLLLLSYHVDYWNYLGWEDPFSDARYSERQRDYANRMRERYVYTPQVIINGDHVVRATARQQIETTSTTVAPLRDLADIHLSTIDHTLPAKGTVSLHGVGKPNPGQISQIWLIGFDREHQRDVLSGENAGKRLVNANVVRDMISLGQWDGTSQQKIPFTMKAAYDGGIAVLIQNGRGGPIIGASMVRFDD, from the coding sequence ATGAAAAACCCTCGCCCCCTTTTAAGTGCGCTTGCACTGTTGCTCATGACCGTATCTTCACCCGCAAGGGCTGCTGAAAGTGTTTTGCCGCGCGCGGTCGTCGAACTTTACACATCCCAAGGATGCAACTCGTGCCCGCCCGCCGATCAGGTCCTGCACGATATGGCAGATCAGCATGATGATCTTTTGTTGCTGTCCTACCATGTTGATTACTGGAACTACCTTGGTTGGGAAGATCCGTTCTCCGACGCCCGATACAGCGAACGTCAACGCGACTATGCCAATCGCATGCGCGAACGTTATGTCTATACCCCGCAGGTCATCATCAATGGTGATCACGTGGTACGTGCCACCGCCAGACAGCAGATCGAAACCACCAGTACCACGGTTGCCCCGTTACGCGATCTTGCGGATATCCATCTAAGCACCATTGATCACACGCTTCCGGCAAAGGGCACTGTTTCCTTGCACGGTGTTGGCAAACCAAACCCGGGACAGATTTCGCAGATCTGGTTGATCGGCTTTGATCGCGAACATCAGCGCGATGTGCTTTCGGGCGAAAACGCTGGCAAGCGACTGGTGAATGCCAATGTCGTGCGCGACATGATCAGCCTTGGCCAATGGGATGGCACCAGTCAGCAAAAAATCCCGTTTACCATGAAAGCCGCCTATGACGGGGGGATCGCCGTCTTGATCCAGAACGGGCGTGGCGGCCCGATCATCGGTGCGTCCATGGTCCGTTTCGACGACTGA
- the ccmA gene encoding heme ABC exporter ATP-binding protein CcmA, whose translation MADFSGSDLTCLRGERLVFGGLSFSAKSGDAVMLRGRNGAGKSSLLRLMAGLVAPRSGDLRWNGENIAEDRTAHHARTHYLGHQDAIKPVLTVRDNLRLWGQLRGVRDLEPAIDRALTALQIHHLARVTGRYLSSGQKRRTALARVLIGQSDLWLLDEPTVGLDRESCAELAQLITEFRSRGGIVVYSTHIDLDVENPTILDLDDFAIPMVEWLAEQDELEDMAPTKRAASSQEAAQ comes from the coding sequence ATGGCTGATTTTAGCGGTTCTGATCTGACCTGCCTCCGCGGCGAAAGACTGGTATTTGGCGGCCTGTCCTTTTCGGCCAAGTCCGGTGATGCCGTGATGCTTCGTGGTCGAAACGGTGCCGGGAAATCAAGCCTTTTACGCCTGATGGCAGGCCTTGTGGCACCGCGTTCTGGCGATCTTCGCTGGAACGGTGAAAACATCGCAGAGGATCGTACAGCCCATCATGCGCGCACCCATTATCTGGGTCATCAGGATGCGATCAAACCGGTTCTGACGGTGCGTGATAATTTGCGTTTGTGGGGTCAATTGCGCGGTGTTCGTGATCTGGAACCTGCAATTGACCGGGCGTTAACAGCCCTTCAAATCCATCATCTTGCGCGGGTTACCGGTCGGTATCTTTCAAGTGGCCAGAAACGACGCACCGCCCTTGCCCGCGTTCTGATCGGGCAAAGCGATCTTTGGTTGCTGGATGAACCCACCGTCGGGCTGGATCGCGAAAGCTGTGCTGAACTGGCCCAACTGATCACCGAATTTCGTAGCCGCGGTGGCATTGTGGTCTATTCAACCCATATCGACCTTGATGTCGAAAACCCGACCATTCTCGATCTTGATGATTTTGCCATCCCGATGGTCGAATGGCTGGCCGAGCAGGACGAACTAGAAGACATGGCGCCGACAAAGCGCGCAGCATCATCGCAGGAGGCCGCGCAATGA
- the ccmB gene encoding heme exporter protein CcmB, with protein MNGFVAILQRDLRLALRQGADSVMVVAFFIVTTTLFPFGVGPEVNILARIASGVIWVSALLAAMLSLERVFQADYEDGTLELLTLSPVSLELLILGKVLAHWLTTGLPLIIAAPLMAVMLNMDQDGFVTLMIAMLLGTPALSLIGAIGAALILGARRGGVLVSLLVLPLYIPVLIFGAGAVEAALLGISATAQLQIMAAILLLTLAAAPFATAHAVRQAME; from the coding sequence ATGAACGGTTTTGTGGCCATCCTGCAACGCGATCTCCGCCTTGCCCTGCGGCAGGGTGCGGATTCCGTGATGGTCGTGGCGTTCTTTATCGTTACCACCACGCTGTTCCCGTTCGGTGTCGGGCCGGAAGTCAATATTCTGGCACGTATCGCATCGGGGGTGATCTGGGTCTCTGCCCTGCTGGCAGCCATGCTGTCACTCGAACGCGTGTTTCAGGCCGATTACGAAGACGGAACGCTTGAACTTCTGACACTATCGCCGGTGTCACTCGAACTTCTGATCCTGGGCAAGGTGCTTGCGCATTGGCTGACAACCGGGCTTCCGTTGATTATTGCAGCCCCCCTGATGGCGGTGATGCTCAACATGGATCAGGACGGTTTTGTCACTTTGATGATCGCCATGTTGCTTGGCACACCGGCACTGAGCCTTATCGGGGCAATTGGCGCAGCACTCATACTTGGCGCGCGACGTGGCGGAGTTCTTGTATCACTTCTAGTTTTACCACTATATATTCCGGTACTGATATTCGGGGCCGGTGCAGTTGAGGCGGCCCTGCTTGGAATTTCGGCGACTGCACAATTACAGATCATGGCCGCCATCCTGCTTTTGACATTGGCAGCCGCACCCTTTGCCACCGCCCATGCCGTACGCCAGGCCATGGAATAG
- a CDS encoding heme ABC transporter permease produces MHRFAKPSVFLKFTAPILPWLSALTVILIAAGLYFSLIGSPVDYQQGHTVRIMYIHVPAAWMGLFCYVGMAICGAMSLIWKHPLADICARATAPVGATFTALCLITGSLWGEPMWGTWWVWDARLTSMLILLFLYLGYMALVNAFDDPERGSKAGSALALVGAVNVPIVKFSVDWWNTLHQPASIVRMDGPAVDPSMQLPLALMILGFTCYYFVVLILRVRLELNERRIRALHLSGMFEDPETPTSAKEQAYEAGHNAEAKQ; encoded by the coding sequence ATGCATCGCTTTGCTAAACCAAGTGTGTTTTTGAAATTTACAGCCCCGATCCTGCCGTGGCTGTCGGCTCTGACCGTGATCCTGATCGCGGCCGGGCTCTATTTTTCCCTGATCGGATCGCCGGTTGATTACCAGCAAGGCCACACCGTGCGGATCATGTATATCCATGTCCCGGCCGCATGGATGGGGCTGTTTTGTTATGTCGGCATGGCGATTTGTGGCGCGATGAGCCTGATCTGGAAACACCCGTTGGCGGATATCTGCGCGCGCGCCACCGCACCGGTTGGCGCGACCTTTACCGCCCTTTGCCTGATTACCGGATCGCTGTGGGGCGAACCGATGTGGGGCACCTGGTGGGTTTGGGATGCCCGTCTGACATCGATGCTGATCCTGTTGTTCCTGTATCTCGGTTACATGGCGCTGGTGAATGCCTTTGACGATCCGGAACGCGGATCAAAGGCCGGATCGGCTCTGGCTCTTGTCGGTGCGGTCAATGTGCCGATTGTCAAATTTTCGGTCGACTGGTGGAATACACTGCATCAACCGGCATCGATCGTGCGCATGGATGGCCCGGCCGTCGATCCGAGCATGCAATTGCCGCTTGCCCTGATGATCCTTGGTTTCACCTGCTATTACTTCGTTGTTCTGATCCTGCGGGTTCGACTGGAACTGAATGAACGACGCATTCGTGCCCTGCATCTGTCAGGCATGTTTGAAGATCCCGAAACCCCGACATCGGCAAAAGAACAAGCCTATGAAGCGGGTCACAATGCGGAGGCCAAGCAATGA
- the ccmD gene encoding heme exporter protein CcmD, whose product MSEFFSMGGYGGYIWASYGVTALAMIVLLIATLRGLRSSRIEREQLEAVLQSRRPRRTKKNQQAS is encoded by the coding sequence ATGAGTGAATTCTTCTCAATGGGCGGCTATGGCGGCTATATCTGGGCAAGTTACGGCGTTACCGCCCTTGCCATGATCGTTTTGCTGATAGCAACGCTACGCGGTTTACGCAGCAGCCGGATCGAGCGCGAACAGCTTGAAGCGGTTTTGCAATCACGGCGCCCTCGCCGCACCAAAAAGAACCAACAGGCATCCTGA
- the ccmE gene encoding cytochrome c maturation protein CcmE, which translates to MSLSRAKIRKRQRMYVIGAILLAVGSAAALMLTAFEDSVVFFFSPTEIAEKSPIDPDQRLRIGGLVVEGSVAKQDDGQTIAFVVTDMAESVPVSYRGILPDLFREGQGVVAEGHMNSDGTFVASEVLAKHDENYMPPEVAESLKKSGYWEEIEAKNAEQMRN; encoded by the coding sequence GTGTCACTTTCCCGCGCAAAAATCCGTAAACGCCAACGCATGTATGTCATCGGGGCCATCTTGCTCGCGGTTGGCAGTGCTGCGGCCCTGATGCTAACGGCATTTGAAGATTCTGTGGTGTTCTTCTTCAGCCCAACCGAAATCGCCGAAAAATCACCGATTGACCCAGATCAGCGTTTGCGGATTGGCGGCCTTGTGGTTGAAGGGTCGGTTGCAAAACAGGATGATGGACAAACCATTGCCTTCGTCGTCACTGATATGGCCGAAAGTGTGCCGGTTTCCTATCGCGGGATTTTGCCCGATCTGTTTCGCGAAGGTCAGGGCGTCGTCGCCGAAGGCCACATGAACAGCGATGGCACTTTTGTCGCATCCGAAGTTCTGGCCAAGCATGATGAAAACTACATGCCCCCCGAAGTCGCCGAATCGCTTAAGAAAAGCGGCTATTGGGAAGAAATCGAAGCCAAGAACGCCGAACAAATGCGCAATTAA